In the genome of Streptomyces racemochromogenes, one region contains:
- a CDS encoding HU family DNA-binding protein, whose product MNRSELVAALSERAEVTRKDADAVLAALAETVGEIVAKGDEKVTIPGFLTFERTHRAARTARNPQTGDPIQIPAGYSVKVSAGSKLKEAAKGK is encoded by the coding sequence ATGAACCGCAGTGAGCTGGTGGCCGCTCTGTCCGAGCGCGCCGAGGTGACCCGCAAGGACGCCGACGCCGTTCTGGCCGCGCTCGCCGAGACCGTCGGCGAGATCGTCGCCAAGGGCGACGAGAAGGTCACCATCCCCGGCTTCCTGACCTTCGAGCGCACCCACCGTGCCGCTCGCACCGCGCGCAACCCGCAGACCGGCGACCCCATCCAGATCCCGGCCGGCTACAGCGTGAAGGTCTCCGCGGGCTCCAAGCTCAAGGAAGCCGCCAAGGGCAAGTAG
- a CDS encoding uroporphyrinogen-III synthase — translation MDDATHGPLAGFTVGVTAARRADELIALLRRRGATVIHAPALRIVPLADDGELMAATKELVDDPPDAVVATTAIGFRGWIEAADGWGIGEQLLERLRTTELLARGPKVKGAVRAAGLVEAWSPQSESLAEVLDRLLAAGVAGRRIALQLHGEPLPGFVEALRDGGAEVVPVPVYRWMPPEDLAPLDRLLDTIAVGAVDAVSFTSAPAAASLLSRAAERGLREAVLESLRGPVAAACVGPVTALPLQAEGVDTVQPERFRLGPLVQVLCRELPGRARVLPVAGHRLEIRGHAVLVDDGLRPVPPAGMALLAALARRPGWVVSRAELLRALPGAGTDEHAVETAMARLRAALGAPRLIQTVVKRGYRLSLDAGEGEGWSTAAGIR, via the coding sequence ATGGACGACGCCACGCACGGCCCCCTGGCCGGATTCACCGTCGGAGTCACCGCCGCCCGCCGGGCGGACGAACTGATCGCCCTGCTGCGCAGGCGCGGAGCCACCGTCATCCACGCCCCCGCCCTGCGCATCGTGCCCCTCGCCGACGACGGCGAACTCATGGCCGCCACCAAGGAACTCGTCGACGACCCGCCCGACGCCGTCGTCGCCACCACCGCCATCGGATTCCGCGGCTGGATCGAAGCCGCCGACGGCTGGGGCATCGGCGAACAACTGCTGGAACGGCTGCGCACCACCGAACTGCTCGCGCGCGGCCCCAAGGTCAAGGGCGCCGTACGGGCCGCCGGACTGGTGGAAGCCTGGTCCCCGCAGTCGGAATCGCTGGCCGAGGTACTGGACCGGCTGCTCGCGGCCGGCGTCGCCGGGCGGCGCATCGCGCTCCAGCTGCACGGAGAACCCCTCCCCGGATTCGTGGAGGCCCTGCGCGACGGCGGGGCCGAGGTGGTCCCCGTACCGGTCTACCGGTGGATGCCGCCCGAGGACCTCGCACCCCTGGACCGGCTGCTCGACACCATCGCCGTCGGGGCCGTGGACGCCGTCAGCTTCACCTCCGCGCCCGCCGCCGCCTCCCTGCTGTCCCGCGCCGCCGAACGGGGACTGCGCGAAGCCGTCCTGGAGTCCCTGCGCGGGCCCGTCGCGGCAGCGTGCGTCGGGCCCGTCACCGCACTGCCGCTCCAGGCCGAAGGGGTGGACACCGTCCAGCCGGAGCGGTTCCGGCTCGGGCCCCTGGTGCAGGTGCTGTGCCGCGAACTCCCCGGCCGGGCACGGGTCCTGCCCGTCGCCGGACACCGCCTGGAGATCCGGGGGCACGCCGTGCTCGTCGACGACGGGCTGCGCCCGGTCCCGCCCGCCGGGATGGCCCTGCTGGCCGCGCTCGCCCGGCGGCCCGGCTGGGTGGTGTCCCGGGCCGAGCTGCTGCGGGCGCTGCCGGGAGCGGGCACCGACGAACACGCCGTCGAGACGGCGATGGCCCGGCTGCGGGCGGCCCTGGGGGCGCCGCGGCTGATCCAGACGGTGGTCAAGCGGGGGTACCGGCTTTCGCTGGACGCGGGGGAGGGCGAGGGCTGGAGCACCGCGGCGGGGATCCGCTAG
- a CDS encoding GNAT family N-acetyltransferase: MIINGVEMKGLAVEHAAGLADVLTRNRAAMAPYEPLRSEAFYTEAGQLARIEGMLEERDAGRLVPYVFVEAGGGAVVGAMNLGSIALGPLCSGGVGYWMDRDWHGKGLATAGLAEVLRAAREDFGLHRVEAQTLVDNHASIRVLAKNGFTEIGLAPRYLHINGAWRDHRLFQRVLHDEAPAA, from the coding sequence ATGATCATCAACGGGGTGGAGATGAAGGGCCTGGCGGTCGAGCACGCCGCCGGGCTGGCCGACGTACTGACGCGCAACCGGGCCGCCATGGCGCCGTACGAGCCCCTGCGGAGCGAGGCCTTCTACACGGAGGCCGGGCAGCTGGCCCGCATCGAGGGGATGCTGGAGGAGCGCGACGCGGGCCGGCTCGTCCCGTACGTGTTCGTCGAGGCGGGCGGGGGCGCCGTGGTCGGAGCGATGAACCTCGGCAGCATCGCGCTCGGCCCCCTGTGCAGCGGCGGCGTCGGCTACTGGATGGACCGGGACTGGCACGGCAAGGGCCTGGCCACCGCAGGGCTGGCGGAAGTCCTCCGGGCCGCCCGCGAGGACTTCGGGCTCCACCGCGTGGAGGCGCAGACGCTGGTCGACAACCACGCCTCCATACGGGTCCTGGCCAAGAACGGCTTCACCGAGATCGGACTCGCCCCCCGGTACCTCCACATCAACGGAGCCTGGCGCGACCACCGCCTCTTCCAGCGCGTGCTGCACGACGAGGCACCCGCCGCATAG
- a CDS encoding YqgE/AlgH family protein, translated as MTEVSSLTGRLLVATPALADPNFDRAVVLLLDHDEQGSLGVVLNRPTPVDVRDILLPWAPLAGDPGVVFQGGPVALDSALGVAVIPGEEGPLGWRRVHGAIGLVDLEAPPELLATALGALRIFAGYSGWGPGQLEDELGEGAWYVVDSEPGDVSYPDPERLWRAVLRRQRSELAMVATYLDDPSLN; from the coding sequence ATGACCGAGGTGTCCTCCCTCACAGGGCGGCTGCTCGTGGCCACCCCCGCCCTCGCGGACCCGAACTTCGACCGCGCGGTGGTGCTGCTGCTCGACCACGACGAGCAGGGCTCGCTCGGCGTGGTCCTCAACCGGCCCACCCCCGTGGACGTCCGCGACATCCTGCTCCCCTGGGCCCCGCTGGCCGGCGATCCGGGGGTGGTGTTCCAGGGCGGCCCCGTCGCACTGGACTCCGCCCTGGGCGTCGCCGTGATACCCGGTGAGGAGGGGCCGCTCGGCTGGCGCCGGGTGCACGGGGCGATCGGCCTCGTCGACCTGGAGGCCCCGCCCGAACTCCTCGCCACCGCCCTCGGCGCCCTGCGGATCTTCGCCGGCTACTCCGGATGGGGCCCCGGCCAGCTGGAGGACGAGCTCGGCGAGGGCGCCTGGTACGTCGTCGACTCCGAACCGGGCGACGTCTCCTACCCGGACCCCGAACGGCTGTGGCGGGCGGTGCTGCGCCGCCAGCGCAGCGAGCTCGCGATGGTCGCCACCTATCTGGACGACCCGTCGCTGAACTGA
- a CDS encoding CGNR zinc finger domain-containing protein, translating to MRTGMRAGMWFDSGRVCLDLLATDGLEGAGSGCREGMGEGLREGLREGGRGGAGQGSGEGLREGLREGLRDGDALRLWLVGAGLVPDHTPLRRLGPDWVEAFRALRHDVGTLVRAELAGTGPEEEALARVNAAAAGPPPGVCAVRNQEGHLVRELCGGVECAGMLATVARDAVELLTDPGDLALIRSCEGDGCARLYLDTSRGRRRRWCSSELCGNRERVARHRRRVREVAGAG from the coding sequence ATGCGTACGGGCATGCGCGCGGGGATGTGGTTCGACTCCGGGCGGGTGTGCCTGGACCTGCTGGCCACGGACGGCCTCGAAGGAGCCGGTTCCGGATGCCGGGAGGGGATGGGGGAGGGGCTCCGGGAAGGGCTCCGGGAAGGGGGCCGGGGAGGCGCCGGGCAAGGGTCCGGCGAAGGGCTCCGGGAGGGGCTCCGGGAGGGGCTCCGGGATGGTGATGCGCTGCGGCTGTGGCTCGTCGGTGCCGGCCTCGTCCCCGACCACACCCCGCTCCGCCGGCTCGGGCCCGACTGGGTGGAGGCCTTCCGCGCGCTGCGCCACGACGTGGGCACCCTCGTACGGGCCGAACTCGCCGGCACCGGCCCGGAGGAGGAAGCCCTGGCCCGGGTGAACGCGGCCGCCGCGGGACCGCCCCCGGGCGTGTGCGCGGTACGGAACCAGGAGGGCCACCTCGTCCGGGAACTCTGCGGCGGGGTGGAGTGCGCCGGGATGCTGGCCACGGTGGCCCGGGACGCGGTGGAGCTCCTCACCGACCCGGGGGACCTGGCCCTGATCCGGTCCTGCGAGGGCGACGGCTGCGCCCGCCTCTACCTGGACACCTCCCGCGGCCGACGCCGCCGGTGGTGCTCCAGCGAACTGTGCGGCAACAGGGAGCGGGTGGCCCGCCACCGGCGCCGCGTGCGGGAGGTGGCGGGGGCGGGGTGA
- a CDS encoding GNAT family N-acetyltransferase: MNDTTHGIRVRRGVLADAPAVLDLLDGAVAWMNSRGNTEQWGTTPYSQKPGGVERVERYLTENEPWIAELDGVPVGAMVLDSGPSPQMPIKPAEEAEVYVRLLVSDRRRAGLRIGAVLLAHAADETRRAGLELLRVDCWAGGGGELVAFYERNGFTPTEAFLSGAWPGQVLARRLP, translated from the coding sequence GTGAACGACACGACACATGGCATACGCGTCCGGCGCGGCGTCCTCGCGGACGCGCCGGCCGTTCTCGACCTGCTCGACGGGGCTGTCGCGTGGATGAACTCCCGTGGCAACACCGAGCAGTGGGGCACCACGCCGTACTCGCAGAAGCCCGGCGGGGTGGAGCGGGTCGAGCGGTACCTGACCGAGAACGAGCCCTGGATCGCGGAGCTGGACGGTGTTCCCGTCGGGGCCATGGTGCTGGACTCCGGTCCCAGTCCCCAGATGCCGATCAAGCCGGCCGAGGAGGCCGAGGTGTACGTGCGCCTGCTCGTCTCCGACCGCAGGCGCGCGGGTCTGCGTATCGGTGCGGTCCTGCTGGCGCACGCCGCCGACGAGACGCGCCGGGCCGGCCTGGAACTCCTGCGGGTGGACTGCTGGGCGGGCGGCGGGGGCGAGCTGGTCGCCTTCTACGAGCGCAACGGTTTCACCCCGACCGAGGCCTTCCTGTCCGGCGCCTGGCCGGGCCAGGTCCTGGCCCGCCGCCTCCCCTAG
- the murA gene encoding UDP-N-acetylglucosamine 1-carboxyvinyltransferase has product MTGNDVLLVHGGTPLEGEIRVRGAKNLVPKAMVAALLGSEPSRLRNVPDIRDVRVVRGLLQLHGVTVRPGEEPGELILDPTYVESANVADIDAHAGSSRIPILFCGPLLHRLGHAFIPGLGGCDIGGRPIDFHFDVLRQFGATIEKREGGQYLEAPQRLRGCKIRLPYPSVGSTEQVLLTAVLAEGVTELSNAAVEPEIEDLICVLQKMGAIISMDTDRTIRITGVDRLSGYNHKALPDRLEAASWASAALATGGNIYVRGAQQRSMMTFLNTYRKVGGAFEIDDEGIRFWHPGGPLKAIALETDVHPGFQTDWQQPLVVALTQATGLSIVHETVYESRLGFTSALNQMGAHIQLYRECLGGSACRFGQRNFLHSAVVSGPTKLQGADLVIPDLRGGFSYLIAALAAEGTSRVHGIDLINRGYENFMEKLQELGAKVELPNGDLV; this is encoded by the coding sequence ATGACCGGCAACGATGTCCTGCTTGTCCACGGCGGAACCCCGCTCGAGGGCGAGATCCGTGTCCGCGGTGCGAAGAACCTCGTGCCGAAGGCCATGGTGGCCGCCCTGCTCGGCAGCGAGCCGAGCCGGCTGCGCAATGTTCCCGACATCCGTGACGTGCGGGTCGTGCGCGGTCTGCTCCAGCTGCACGGCGTGACCGTGCGCCCCGGCGAGGAGCCGGGCGAGCTGATCCTCGACCCGACCTACGTCGAGAGTGCGAACGTCGCCGACATCGACGCGCACGCGGGCTCCTCCCGCATCCCGATCCTCTTCTGCGGCCCCCTGCTGCACCGCCTCGGCCACGCCTTCATCCCGGGCCTGGGCGGCTGCGACATCGGCGGCCGTCCGATCGACTTCCACTTCGACGTGCTCCGCCAGTTCGGCGCGACCATCGAGAAGCGCGAGGGCGGCCAGTACCTCGAGGCCCCGCAGCGCCTCCGCGGCTGCAAGATCCGCCTGCCCTACCCGTCGGTCGGCTCGACCGAGCAGGTCCTGCTGACGGCCGTCCTGGCCGAGGGCGTGACGGAACTCAGCAACGCCGCCGTCGAGCCGGAGATCGAAGACCTCATCTGCGTCCTGCAGAAGATGGGCGCGATCATCTCCATGGACACCGACCGGACCATCCGGATCACCGGTGTCGACCGCCTGAGCGGCTACAACCACAAGGCGCTCCCGGACCGCCTGGAGGCCGCGTCCTGGGCTTCCGCGGCCCTGGCGACCGGCGGCAACATCTACGTGCGCGGCGCCCAGCAGCGCTCGATGATGACCTTCCTGAACACGTACCGGAAGGTCGGCGGCGCCTTCGAGATCGACGACGAGGGCATCCGCTTCTGGCACCCGGGCGGCCCGCTGAAGGCCATCGCCCTGGAGACGGACGTGCACCCCGGTTTCCAGACCGACTGGCAGCAGCCGCTGGTCGTCGCCCTGACGCAGGCCACGGGCCTGTCGATCGTGCACGAGACGGTCTACGAGTCCCGCCTCGGCTTCACCTCGGCGCTGAACCAGATGGGTGCTCACATCCAGCTGTACCGCGAGTGCCTGGGTGGCAGCGCCTGCCGCTTCGGACAGCGCAACTTCCTGCACTCGGCGGTCGTCTCCGGCCCGACCAAGCTGCAGGGCGCCGACCTGGTCATCCCCGACCTGCGCGGCGGCTTCTCGTACCTGATCGCGGCGCTGGCGGCCGAGGGCACCTCGCGCGTCCACGGCATCGACCTGATCAACCGCGGCTACGAGAACTTCATGGAGAAGCTCCAGGAGCTCGGCGCCAAGGTCGAGCTGCCCAACGGCGACCTGGTCTGA
- a CDS encoding DUF3039 domain-containing protein: MSTLEPERGTGTGTLVEPTPQVSHGDGDHERFAHYVQKDKIMASALDGTPVVALCGKVWVPGRDPKKYPVCPMCKEIYESMGAGGDKDKGGKDQ, translated from the coding sequence ATGAGCACTCTTGAGCCCGAGCGCGGGACTGGTACGGGGACCCTCGTAGAACCGACGCCGCAGGTGTCCCACGGCGACGGCGACCACGAGCGCTTCGCCCATTACGTCCAGAAGGACAAGATCATGGCGAGCGCGCTCGACGGCACCCCCGTCGTCGCGCTCTGCGGCAAGGTCTGGGTCCCGGGCCGCGACCCGAAGAAGTACCCCGTCTGCCCCATGTGCAAGGAGATCTACGAGTCCATGGGCGCCGGCGGCGACAAGGACAAGGGCGGCAAGGACCAGTAA
- a CDS encoding NAD-dependent malic enzyme: protein MATAPSVSYSMTVRLEVPASGTAVSQLTTAVESSGGSVTGLDVTASGHEKLRIDVTIAATSTAHADEIVEKLRGIEGVSLGKVSDRTFLMHLGGKIEMSSKHPIRNRDDLSMIYTPGVARVCMAIAENPEDARRLTIKRNSVAVVTDGSAVLGLGNIGPMAALPVMEGKAALFKRFAGIDAWPICLDTQDADEIVAIVKAMAPGFAGINLEDISAPRCFEIEARLREALDIPVFHDDQHGTAIVVLAALTNALRVVGKAVEDVKVVMSGAGAAGTAILKLLLAAGVKNAVSADIHGVVHAGRPDLVDAAPDSPLRWIADNTNPEGYTGTLKEAVVGADVFIGVSAPNVLSGEDVAAMAEGAIVFALANPDPEVDPAVARQTAAVVATGRSDFPNQINNVLVFPGVFRGLLDAQSRTVNTDMMLAAAAALADVVGQDELNANYIIPSVFNDKVAGAVAGAVRKAAQAAQAPAVTGPTA from the coding sequence ATGGCAACGGCGCCCAGCGTCTCGTATTCGATGACGGTCCGCCTGGAAGTGCCCGCGAGCGGAACCGCGGTCTCCCAGCTCACCACCGCCGTGGAGTCTTCCGGAGGATCGGTCACCGGCCTCGACGTCACCGCCTCCGGGCACGAGAAGCTCCGTATCGACGTCACCATCGCCGCCACCTCCACCGCGCACGCCGACGAGATCGTCGAGAAGCTCCGCGGCATCGAGGGCGTCAGCCTCGGCAAGGTCTCCGACCGAACCTTCCTGATGCACCTCGGCGGCAAGATCGAGATGTCGTCCAAGCACCCCATCCGCAACCGTGACGACCTCTCGATGATCTACACCCCGGGCGTCGCCCGCGTGTGCATGGCCATCGCCGAGAACCCCGAGGACGCGCGCCGCCTCACCATCAAGCGCAACTCCGTCGCAGTCGTGACCGACGGCTCCGCCGTCCTGGGCCTCGGCAACATCGGCCCGATGGCGGCGCTGCCCGTCATGGAGGGCAAGGCCGCCCTCTTCAAGCGCTTCGCCGGCATCGACGCCTGGCCGATCTGCCTCGACACCCAGGACGCCGACGAGATCGTCGCCATCGTCAAGGCGATGGCCCCGGGCTTCGCCGGCATCAACCTGGAGGACATCTCCGCGCCGCGCTGCTTCGAGATCGAGGCCCGCCTGCGCGAGGCCCTCGACATCCCCGTCTTCCACGACGACCAGCACGGCACCGCCATCGTCGTCCTCGCCGCCCTCACCAACGCACTTCGCGTCGTGGGCAAGGCAGTTGAGGACGTCAAGGTCGTGATGTCGGGTGCCGGCGCGGCCGGTACGGCCATCCTGAAGCTGCTCCTCGCGGCGGGCGTCAAGAACGCCGTCAGCGCCGACATCCACGGCGTCGTGCACGCCGGCCGCCCCGACCTGGTCGACGCCGCGCCGGACTCCCCGCTGCGCTGGATCGCCGACAACACCAACCCCGAGGGCTACACCGGCACCCTCAAGGAGGCCGTGGTCGGCGCCGACGTCTTCATCGGCGTCTCCGCCCCCAACGTGCTCTCGGGCGAGGACGTCGCCGCCATGGCCGAGGGCGCCATCGTGTTCGCGCTCGCGAACCCGGACCCGGAGGTCGACCCGGCCGTCGCGCGCCAGACCGCCGCCGTCGTGGCCACCGGCCGCTCGGACTTCCCGAACCAGATCAACAACGTGCTGGTCTTCCCCGGCGTCTTCCGCGGCCTGCTCGACGCGCAGTCGCGCACCGTGAACACCGACATGATGCTGGCCGCCGCGGCCGCCCTCGCCGACGTCGTCGGCCAGGACGAGCTGAACGCGAACTACATCATCCCGTCCGTCTTCAACGACAAGGTCGCCGGAGCCGTCGCGGGCGCCGTCCGCAAGGCCGCGCAGGCCGCTCAGGCTCCCGCTGTGACGGGGCCCACGGCCTGA
- a CDS encoding HelD family protein, with protein sequence MAAQNAAVDSTADSVRDREIAVEQTHLDQVYRRLEEKIHEAEFLMNDAAKRGQVGTPGALAERDAQVFRAGIHLNRLNNEFEDFLFGRIDLVLGKDGERGPDGAYTSVQPADDAIRADLTADIAETLHIGRIGVLDSDYSPLVIDWRAPAAAPFYRSTPKDPGRVIRRRVIRSKGRKVLGVEDDLMRPEVTASLDGRELPAIGDGALMAALGRARTHTMRDIVSSIQAEQDLVIRAPAASVAEVAGGPGTGKTAVALHRAAYLLYHDRRRYSGGILIVSPTPLLVAYTEGVLPSLGEEGQVAIRALGSLVDGAEATTYDEPSVARIKGSSRMLKVLRKAVRGALELGEAPERLRVVAFGRRVELEAPELNRIRQNVLGGTAPVNLLRPRARKLLLDALYAKTGASGRHSDPELAAELRSAFDEDISTEDDFLGFLNAWWPELTPRRVLAAMADERWLGRWSRRDLNPRETRQLARSLRRVGADGSGPLSVHDVALLDELNQLLGAPARPKRKRELDPLDQLSGLEELMPTREETQWERAERIAAERTEYAHVIVDEAQDLTPMQWRMVGRRGRTGTWTVVGDPAQSSWTDPDEAAAARDEALGSRPRRRFTLTVNYRNPAEVAEVAARVLELAMPGMEPPTAVRSTGLEPRFTAAGEDLGAAVREETRRLLEQVDGTVGVVVAMDRRAEAAGWLADLGERAVALGSLEAKGLEYDATVVVSPAEIAAESPAGLRVLYVALTRATQQLTVVSAAGDKPGADGVPELLRP encoded by the coding sequence GTGGCCGCGCAGAATGCCGCTGTCGACAGCACGGCGGATTCCGTTCGCGATCGGGAGATCGCGGTCGAGCAGACGCATCTCGATCAGGTGTACCGACGCCTTGAGGAGAAGATCCACGAGGCCGAGTTCCTCATGAACGACGCCGCCAAGCGCGGCCAGGTGGGCACCCCCGGGGCGCTCGCCGAGCGGGACGCGCAGGTGTTCCGCGCCGGGATCCACCTCAACCGGCTCAACAACGAGTTCGAGGACTTCCTCTTCGGCCGGATCGACCTCGTCCTCGGCAAGGACGGGGAGCGCGGCCCCGACGGGGCCTACACCTCCGTCCAGCCCGCCGACGACGCGATCCGCGCCGATCTCACCGCCGACATCGCGGAGACCCTGCACATCGGCCGGATCGGCGTGCTCGACTCCGACTACTCGCCGCTCGTCATCGACTGGCGGGCCCCGGCGGCCGCGCCGTTCTACCGTTCGACCCCCAAGGACCCCGGCCGCGTCATCCGCCGCCGCGTGATCCGCTCCAAGGGCCGCAAGGTGCTCGGTGTCGAGGACGACCTGATGCGCCCGGAGGTCACGGCCTCCCTCGACGGACGGGAGCTGCCCGCCATCGGCGACGGCGCGCTGATGGCCGCCCTCGGGCGGGCCCGTACGCACACCATGCGGGACATCGTCTCGTCCATCCAGGCGGAGCAGGACCTGGTGATCCGCGCCCCCGCCGCCTCCGTCGCGGAGGTGGCCGGCGGGCCGGGCACCGGGAAGACGGCCGTGGCGCTGCACCGTGCCGCGTACCTGCTCTACCACGACCGCCGCCGTTACTCGGGCGGCATCCTGATCGTCTCGCCCACCCCCCTGCTCGTCGCCTACACCGAGGGCGTCCTGCCCTCGCTCGGCGAGGAGGGCCAGGTCGCGATCCGGGCGCTCGGGTCCCTCGTCGACGGCGCCGAGGCGACCACGTACGACGAACCGTCCGTGGCCCGGATCAAGGGCTCCTCCCGCATGCTCAAGGTGCTCCGCAAGGCGGTGCGGGGCGCCCTGGAGCTGGGCGAGGCGCCGGAGCGGCTGCGCGTGGTGGCGTTCGGCCGGCGCGTGGAGCTGGAGGCGCCGGAGCTGAACCGGATCCGGCAGAACGTGCTCGGCGGCACCGCCCCCGTGAACCTGCTGCGCCCGCGCGCCCGCAAGCTGCTCCTGGACGCCCTGTACGCGAAGACGGGCGCGTCCGGCCGGCACAGCGACCCGGAGCTGGCGGCCGAGCTGCGCAGCGCGTTCGACGAGGACATCTCCACCGAGGACGACTTCCTCGGCTTCCTGAACGCCTGGTGGCCGGAGCTGACCCCGCGCCGGGTGCTGGCGGCGATGGCCGACGAGCGGTGGCTGGGCCGCTGGTCGCGGCGGGACCTGAACCCGCGCGAGACGCGGCAGCTGGCGCGTTCGCTGCGCCGGGTGGGCGCGGACGGCTCCGGCCCGCTGTCGGTGCACGACGTGGCCCTGCTGGACGAGCTGAACCAGCTCCTCGGCGCGCCGGCGCGCCCGAAGCGGAAGCGGGAGCTGGACCCGTTGGACCAGCTCAGCGGGCTGGAGGAGCTGATGCCCACCCGCGAGGAGACCCAGTGGGAGCGGGCCGAGCGGATCGCGGCCGAGCGGACCGAGTACGCGCACGTGATCGTGGACGAGGCGCAGGACCTGACGCCGATGCAGTGGCGGATGGTGGGCCGGCGGGGCCGGACGGGTACCTGGACGGTGGTCGGTGACCCGGCGCAGTCCTCGTGGACGGACCCCGACGAGGCGGCGGCGGCGCGGGACGAGGCGCTCGGCTCCCGGCCGCGCAGGCGGTTCACGCTGACCGTGAACTACCGCAACCCGGCGGAGGTCGCCGAGGTGGCGGCCCGGGTGCTGGAGCTGGCGATGCCGGGCATGGAGCCGCCGACGGCGGTGCGCTCGACGGGCCTGGAGCCCCGCTTCACGGCGGCCGGGGAGGACCTGGGCGCGGCGGTGCGGGAGGAGACGCGGCGGCTGCTGGAGCAGGTGGACGGCACGGTGGGCGTGGTCGTGGCCATGGACCGGCGTGCGGAGGCCGCGGGCTGGCTGGCGGACCTGGGCGAGCGGGCGGTGGCGCTGGGCAGCCTGGAGGCCAAGGGCCTGGAGTACGACGCGACGGTGGTGGTGTCCCCGGCGGAGATCGCGGCGGAGTCCCCGGCGGGTCTGCGGGTGCTGTACGTGGCGCTGACGCGTGCGACGCAGCAGCTGACGGTGGTCTCGGCGGCGGGCGACAAGCCGGGCGCGGACGGCGTCCCGGAGCTCCTGCGGCCGTAA